The following proteins are encoded in a genomic region of Roseinatronobacter sp. S2:
- the cobO gene encoding cob(I)yrinic acid a,c-diamide adenosyltransferase codes for MPDTTDATRHRDKMQKIKAARDRMMEGKTGEKGLIIVHTGAGKGKSSSGFGMIMRCIAHEIPCAVVQFIKGNWTTGEREFLRARFADECTFVVSGEGFTWETQDRDRDIAAARAGWEQAKALIRNPDIRFVLLDEINIALRYDYLPLEEVLAFLRDEKPPMTHVVLTGRNAKPELIEMADLVTEMTLIKHPFRDGIKAQKGVEF; via the coding sequence ATGCCCGACACCACCGACGCCACCCGCCACCGCGACAAGATGCAAAAGATCAAGGCCGCGCGCGACCGGATGATGGAAGGCAAGACTGGCGAAAAAGGGCTGATCATCGTCCATACAGGCGCGGGCAAGGGCAAGTCCTCTTCGGGCTTTGGCATGATCATGCGGTGTATCGCGCATGAGATACCTTGTGCCGTGGTCCAGTTCATCAAAGGCAACTGGACCACGGGCGAACGCGAGTTCCTGCGCGCACGCTTTGCCGATGAATGCACATTTGTCGTGTCGGGCGAAGGTTTTACATGGGAAACACAGGACCGCGACCGCGACATCGCTGCCGCGCGCGCGGGCTGGGAGCAGGCAAAGGCGCTGATCCGCAACCCCGATATCCGGTTTGTGCTTCTGGATGAAATCAACATCGCGCTGCGCTATGATTATCTTCCCCTGGAAGAGGTGCTTGCATTCCTGCGCGACGAAAAGCCGCCCATGACCCATGTTGTGCTGACCGGACGCAACGCCAAACCGGAGTTGATCGAGATGGCCGATCTGGTCACCGAAATGACATTGATCAAGCATCCGTTCCGCGACGGCATCAAGGCCCAGAAAGGTGTTGAATTCTGA
- the cobW gene encoding cobalamin biosynthesis protein CobW: MSDLSKTPVTIITGFLGAGKTTLISHLIRNAGGRRLAVVVNEFGTVGVDGEILKSCAIPDCPAENIVELSNGCICCTVADDFIPTVEALLKLDPKPDHIVIETSGLALPKPLLKAFDWPAIRSRITVDGVIALADAEAVAAGRFAPDVAAVDAQRAADDSIDHETPLSEVFEDQIACADLVLLTKPDLAGPEGVARARDIIAAEAPRPLPVIEVSEGVVDVAVLLGLEAGAEDDLAARPSHHDGHHDHEHDDFDTIMLELGEISDPDEFAKRIMHLADAQHILRIKGYAAVRGKPMRLLVQAVGARVRHQFDRPWKADEPRITRLVVIAEHDHVNEAAIRAALGD, translated from the coding sequence ATGTCTGACCTGTCAAAAACCCCTGTCACCATCATCACCGGCTTTCTGGGCGCGGGTAAAACCACGCTTATCAGCCATCTGATCCGCAATGCGGGCGGGCGGCGGCTGGCTGTCGTGGTCAATGAATTCGGCACTGTCGGTGTCGATGGCGAGATCCTGAAGTCCTGCGCTATTCCGGATTGTCCGGCGGAAAACATTGTCGAGCTGTCGAATGGCTGCATCTGCTGCACCGTCGCCGATGATTTCATTCCCACGGTCGAGGCGCTTTTGAAGCTGGATCCCAAGCCCGATCATATCGTGATTGAAACATCAGGGCTGGCATTGCCCAAGCCGCTGCTGAAAGCGTTTGACTGGCCTGCCATCCGATCGCGCATTACCGTCGACGGTGTCATCGCGCTGGCCGATGCCGAGGCCGTGGCGGCAGGACGTTTTGCCCCCGATGTGGCCGCCGTGGATGCGCAGCGCGCAGCCGATGACAGCATTGATCACGAAACGCCCCTGTCCGAGGTGTTCGAGGACCAGATCGCCTGTGCCGATCTTGTGCTGCTGACCAAGCCCGATCTGGCCGGACCCGAAGGTGTGGCGCGCGCACGCGACATCATCGCCGCCGAAGCGCCGCGCCCGTTGCCGGTGATCGAAGTCTCTGAAGGGGTGGTGGATGTGGCTGTATTGCTGGGGCTGGAAGCAGGGGCAGAAGATGATCTTGCCGCGCGCCCGTCGCATCATGACGGGCATCATGATCACGAACATGATGATTTCGACACAATCATGCTGGAGTTGGGTGAAATCTCCGATCCCGATGAATTTGCCAAGCGCATCATGCATCTGGCCGATGCGCAGCATATCTTGCGCATCAAGGGCTATGCAGCGGTGCGCGGCAAGCCCATGCGGTTGCTGGTTCAGGCGGTGGGGGCGCGGGTGCGCCACCAGTTCGACCGTCCGTGGAAAGCGGACGAGCCGCGCATCACCCGCCTTGTCGTGATCGCCGAGCATGATCATGTAAACGAGGCCGCCATTCGCGCCGCACTCGGGGACTGA
- a CDS encoding DUF1636 domain-containing protein, with the protein MPQDTVDLLVCATCRSANPANPLAMPDPDTRPGAQLVQALLDAAPEGLRIIAVDCLSNCSRGCTIALRKPGAWTYVYGNLTPESHVTTVIEGAQKYRDAEGGLVPWRDRPEHFRKNCIARIPPLEAPNV; encoded by the coding sequence ATGCCCCAAGACACTGTCGATCTTCTGGTCTGCGCCACATGCCGCAGCGCCAACCCCGCCAATCCGCTGGCCATGCCGGACCCGGACACGCGCCCCGGCGCGCAACTGGTGCAGGCGTTGCTTGATGCCGCCCCCGAAGGGCTGCGCATCATTGCCGTGGACTGCCTGTCCAACTGCTCGCGCGGATGCACGATTGCATTGCGCAAGCCGGGTGCCTGGACCTATGTATATGGCAATCTGACGCCGGAATCGCATGTGACCACCGTTATCGAGGGCGCGCAGAAATACCGCGACGCCGAAGGCGGCCTTGTGCCGTGGCGCGACCGCCCCGAACATTTCCGCAAGAACTGCATCGCACGCATACCGCCGCTGGAGGCCCCCAATGTCTGA
- the cobJ gene encoding precorrin-3B C(17)-methyltransferase produces MSGWVAIAGLGPGDEALVTPEVRAALDAATDVVGYIPYVARVAPRDGLTLHASDNRVELDRAAHALDMAAAGKRVVVVSSGDPGVFAMASAVFEALEAGPEAWRALDIRVLPGITAMLAAAAKAGAPLGHDFCAINLSDNLKPWALIEKRLRLAAEGDFAMAFYNPRSKSRPEGFARALDVLREACADARPVLFARAVSTAQEDLRIVPLTEALPEMADMRTMVIVGSSLTRVIDTPRGPILYTPRSA; encoded by the coding sequence ATGAGCGGCTGGGTCGCCATTGCGGGGCTTGGTCCGGGGGATGAGGCGCTGGTGACGCCCGAAGTGCGCGCGGCGCTGGATGCGGCCACCGATGTGGTGGGCTATATTCCCTATGTGGCGCGCGTGGCCCCGCGCGACGGGCTGACATTGCATGCCAGCGACAACCGCGTGGAACTGGACCGCGCGGCCCACGCGCTGGACATGGCGGCGGCGGGCAAACGCGTGGTGGTGGTGTCGTCCGGTGATCCGGGCGTGTTTGCCATGGCGTCAGCCGTGTTCGAAGCGCTGGAGGCAGGGCCGGAGGCGTGGCGCGCGCTGGATATACGCGTGCTGCCGGGGATTACCGCGATGCTGGCGGCCGCCGCAAAAGCGGGCGCCCCCTTGGGCCATGATTTCTGCGCCATCAACCTGAGCGACAACCTGAAACCATGGGCACTGATCGAGAAACGCCTGCGACTGGCCGCCGAGGGTGATTTTGCGATGGCATTCTATAACCCGCGCTCGAAATCGCGCCCCGAGGGCTTTGCGCGCGCGCTGGATGTCTTGCGCGAAGCCTGCGCCGATGCGCGCCCCGTTCTGTTTGCCCGCGCGGTCAGCACAGCGCAGGAAGACTTGCGTATTGTGCCGCTGACCGAAGCGCTGCCGGAGATGGCAGATATGCGCACGATGGTGATTGTCGGATCAAGCCTGACGCGGGTGATCGACACCCCGCGCGGGCCGATCCTGTA
- the cobN gene encoding cobaltochelatase subunit CobN encodes MHVIFRESHGLDEVDTPTDLGQSPADLVVLSFSDSDLGAFAAGWRKAGDSLPSVRLANLAALKHPLSVDTYVENTLSGAKGILIRLIGGAPYWAYGLQQVRGLAQQKGIALAVLPADGRPDPALDAISTLPVSTLRRLCHLCDTGGEVAAQAALQQLALASGLYAPPVRGVRVVAQVGGWQHGGITCPAAFRFGSERPRVLIVFYRSYLAAADLAPIRALAHAMDARGFDALALFVPSLKEPQARAWLTRWVRELAPKAVVNATAFSAQGADGGAVLEAAGVPVFQVAFATNDRQRWQDAARGLSPADLAMHVVLPEVDGRLFAGVASFKEFTAPDPDLQFARAEHCAEAPRIDAIANRVCAWVRLQDLPAPQRRTALVLSTYPGKGWNMAHAVGLDALESASAILHDIGAQAPDARALADALQVRHLRWPLAAYRAALDRLPDALRNDLFAAWGAPEDDPACGDAGFAFAAVQLDQTLVALQPERGTPALRDDEYHDLGRTPRHAYVAFYLWLRECADVLVHVGAHGTLEWLPGKSVALSDDCWPEALVRDLPVIYPFIVNDPGEAAQAKRRIGAVTLGHVPPPMVAAQTGAGLAQLEALLDEFSNADGLDPARRDRLQGDIRTEADALGLGAELGLDGADCLAEAITRIDRFVCDVKESQFGEGLHIFGRGDQGAAERAGLQAALSGRFVAPGPSGSPHRGRSDVLPTGRNMFTTDPRAVPSRAAYAQGVKLADELVRRHLQDHGDWPRALVVDLWGSATMRTAGEEFAMALHLLGARPVWDAGSSRVSGVEILPIAELDRPRLDVTLRVSGLFRDVFPQLSTLFGQAVAALAARDEAPDWNPFVGQGGARVYGPAPGSYGLGMGGMVDDYSQDAREQAGRAWLAASSHAIDTGQHDPDGIAARVASADAFVHLQDLPETDLLLAQDYAAHEAGFAAAQAITGGQAALYHMDATRPDDPRARTLTEEIARVVRARAANPVWIRGMMAHGFRGGAEIAATLDHLAAFAHLAAAVPPQLIDLYHDATLGDDAVCAFLERENPAALAAMKARFAALHDAGLWVTRRNSILAGLAHD; translated from the coding sequence ATGCATGTCATCTTTCGCGAAAGCCACGGGCTGGATGAAGTCGACACACCCACCGATCTGGGCCAAAGCCCGGCTGATCTGGTGGTGTTGTCGTTTTCCGACAGTGATCTGGGCGCTTTCGCGGCAGGATGGCGCAAGGCGGGCGACAGCCTGCCGTCAGTGCGGCTGGCCAATCTGGCCGCGCTGAAACATCCGCTGTCGGTGGATACCTATGTCGAAAACACGCTGTCAGGGGCCAAGGGTATTCTGATCCGGCTGATCGGGGGCGCGCCTTATTGGGCCTACGGGTTGCAACAGGTGCGCGGCCTTGCGCAGCAAAAGGGCATCGCGCTGGCGGTGCTGCCCGCCGATGGCCGCCCGGACCCTGCACTTGATGCCATCTCGACCCTGCCTGTCAGCACGCTAAGGCGGTTGTGCCATCTGTGCGATACGGGCGGCGAGGTTGCAGCGCAAGCTGCGCTTCAGCAGCTTGCGCTGGCATCGGGCCTTTATGCGCCGCCGGTGCGCGGGGTGCGCGTTGTGGCGCAGGTGGGCGGCTGGCAGCATGGCGGCATCACATGTCCGGCCGCGTTCAGGTTTGGGTCTGAACGCCCGCGCGTTCTGATCGTGTTCTACCGCTCCTACCTTGCTGCGGCCGATCTGGCCCCGATCCGCGCGCTGGCCCACGCGATGGACGCGCGCGGTTTTGATGCGCTGGCGCTGTTCGTGCCATCCCTGAAGGAGCCGCAGGCGCGGGCATGGTTGACCCGCTGGGTCAGGGAACTGGCCCCCAAAGCGGTGGTGAACGCCACAGCCTTTTCCGCCCAAGGCGCGGATGGCGGGGCCGTGCTGGAAGCCGCCGGTGTGCCCGTGTTTCAGGTGGCGTTTGCAACAAACGACAGGCAGCGCTGGCAAGACGCCGCGCGCGGGTTGTCGCCTGCCGATCTGGCCATGCATGTGGTCTTGCCGGAAGTGGACGGGCGTTTGTTTGCAGGGGTGGCCAGTTTCAAGGAATTCACCGCCCCCGACCCAGACCTGCAATTCGCCCGCGCCGAGCATTGCGCTGAAGCCCCGCGCATTGACGCGATTGCAAACCGTGTATGCGCATGGGTCCGTTTGCAGGATTTGCCCGCGCCGCAGCGCCGCACGGCCCTTGTGTTGTCCACATATCCCGGCAAGGGCTGGAATATGGCGCATGCGGTGGGGCTGGACGCGCTGGAAAGCGCCAGCGCCATTTTGCACGACATCGGCGCGCAAGCCCCTGATGCCCGCGCGCTGGCCGATGCGCTACAGGTGCGGCATCTGCGTTGGCCGTTGGCCGCCTATCGCGCCGCATTGGACCGCCTGCCCGACGCGCTGCGCAACGATCTGTTTGCCGCATGGGGTGCCCCCGAAGATGACCCCGCTTGCGGTGATGCGGGCTTTGCCTTCGCGGCAGTGCAGCTTGATCAGACGCTTGTTGCGCTGCAACCCGAACGCGGCACGCCCGCGTTGCGCGATGATGAATATCACGACCTTGGGCGCACCCCGCGTCATGCCTATGTGGCGTTCTATCTTTGGTTGCGCGAATGCGCAGATGTGCTGGTGCATGTCGGCGCGCATGGGACGCTGGAATGGTTGCCGGGCAAGTCTGTGGCCCTGTCGGATGATTGCTGGCCGGAAGCGCTGGTCCGCGATCTGCCGGTGATCTATCCGTTTATCGTCAATGACCCGGGCGAGGCCGCGCAGGCCAAACGCCGCATCGGTGCCGTGACACTGGGACATGTGCCGCCGCCAATGGTCGCCGCGCAGACAGGTGCTGGGCTGGCGCAACTGGAAGCGCTGCTCGACGAATTTTCCAACGCCGACGGGCTGGACCCCGCCCGCCGCGACCGGCTGCAAGGTGATATACGCACGGAGGCAGATGCACTGGGTCTGGGCGCTGAACTGGGGCTGGACGGCGCGGACTGTCTGGCAGAGGCAATCACCCGCATCGACCGTTTCGTGTGCGATGTGAAGGAAAGCCAGTTTGGTGAAGGGTTGCATATTTTCGGGCGTGGTGATCAAGGCGCGGCCGAACGCGCAGGGCTTCAGGCCGCGCTGTCTGGGCGTTTTGTGGCCCCCGGCCCATCCGGGTCCCCCCATCGCGGGCGGTCCGATGTGCTGCCCACAGGGCGCAATATGTTCACCACCGACCCGCGCGCCGTGCCATCCCGTGCGGCCTATGCGCAGGGTGTCAAGCTGGCGGATGAGTTGGTGCGCCGTCATTTGCAGGATCATGGCGACTGGCCGCGCGCGCTGGTCGTGGACCTGTGGGGCAGCGCCACCATGCGCACGGCGGGCGAGGAATTCGCCATGGCGTTGCACCTGCTGGGCGCGCGGCCCGTCTGGGACGCAGGGTCATCGCGCGTCTCTGGCGTGGAAATTCTACCCATCGCGGAACTGGACCGCCCGCGACTTGATGTGACCTTGCGCGTCTCTGGCCTGTTTCGCGATGTGTTTCCGCAGCTTTCCACCTTGTTCGGGCAGGCTGTGGCCGCGCTGGCCGCGCGCGATGAAGCACCGGACTGGAACCCCTTTGTCGGGCAGGGCGGCGCGCGTGTGTATGGTCCCGCGCCGGGCAGCTACGGGCTTGGCATGGGGGGCATGGTTGACGATTATTCCCAAGATGCCCGCGAACAGGCAGGGCGCGCATGGCTGGCGGCGTCGTCGCATGCAATTGATACCGGCCAGCACGACCCCGATGGCATTGCCGCGCGCGTGGCAAGCGCGGATGCCTTCGTGCATTTGCAGGATTTGCCCGAAACCGACCTGTTGCTGGCGCAGGATTACGCCGCCCATGAAGCAGGCTTTGCCGCCGCCCAAGCCATCACAGGCGGGCAGGCCGCGCTGTATCATATGGATGCCACACGCCCCGATGACCCGCGCGCCCGCACATTGACCGAAGAAATCGCGCGTGTGGTGCGGGCGCGCGCGGCAAATCCGGTGTGGATCAGGGGCATGATGGCGCATGGTTTCCGCGGCGGCGCGGAAATTGCCGCCACACTGGACCATCTGGCGGCTTTTGCCCATCTGGCCGCCGCCGTTCCGCCGCAACTGATTGACCTATATCATGATGCAACACTGGGCGATGATGCGGTGTGCGCGTTTCTTGAACGGGAAAACCCCGCAGCGCTCGCGGCGATGAAAGCGCGGTTTGCCGCATTGCATGATGCGGGCCTGTGGGTGACACGCAGGAATTCCATTCTTGCGGGGTTGGCGCATGACTGA
- the cobI gene encoding precorrin-2 C(20)-methyltransferase: MSAGTIYGVGLGPGAQDLMSVRADRLVRGAQHVAFFRKAGRKGQARAIVDGMLHPNAVEFPMEYPVTTEIPVSDPRYNTMLSAFYTQCTDYLRALAAGGADVVVLCEGDPFFYGSFMHIYTRLKDVVPVDVVPAITGMSGAWTATGQPITWGDDVLTVLMATLPEHVLADRIAATDALVVMKIGRNLPKLKRALQTAGRLEDAWMVEYAQMPRQRVQRLAEAGEVTPYFSIVLIHGQGRRP; this comes from the coding sequence ATGAGTGCGGGCACGATCTATGGCGTGGGCCTTGGCCCCGGCGCGCAAGACCTGATGAGTGTGCGCGCTGACCGTCTGGTGCGCGGCGCGCAGCATGTGGCTTTTTTCCGCAAGGCAGGGCGCAAGGGACAGGCGCGCGCGATTGTTGACGGTATGCTGCACCCGAATGCGGTCGAATTTCCGATGGAATACCCTGTCACCACGGAAATACCCGTGTCCGACCCGCGCTATAATACAATGCTTTCGGCTTTCTATACGCAATGCACCGACTATTTGCGCGCGCTGGCCGCAGGGGGCGCGGATGTGGTTGTCCTGTGCGAGGGGGACCCGTTTTTCTACGGCTCTTTCATGCACATCTACACACGTCTGAAAGATGTGGTGCCGGTGGATGTGGTGCCCGCAATTACCGGCATGTCGGGCGCGTGGACAGCCACGGGCCAGCCCATCACATGGGGGGATGATGTGCTGACCGTGCTGATGGCCACATTGCCCGAGCATGTGCTGGCCGACAGGATCGCGGCCACGGATGCGCTGGTGGTCATGAAGATCGGGCGCAACCTGCCCAAGCTGAAACGCGCCTTGCAAACTGCGGGACGGCTGGAGGATGCGTGGATGGTGGAATATGCGCAAATGCCCCGCCAGCGCGTGCAGCGGTTGGCAGAGGCGGGCGAGGTGACGCCCTATTTCTCGATCGTGCTGATCCATGGTCAGGGGCGCAGACCATGA
- a CDS encoding cobalamin biosynthesis protein CobG, translated as MTEFDVKGWCPGALRPMQSGDGWVVRVRPRLARLTRAQALGLCDAAQSFGAGLIDLTNRANLQIRGVSDAALAPLQQALAALDLLDSDADLESRRNILIAPDWADGDDSARLWAELAGRLAELPELPPKMGFAMDAGPAPVLSNDPADFRIECGQHGLTLRAEGRALGMALQHGQEIDSLIRLCRWFVDTGGAQSGRMARHHAPLPDWAIWDAAPAPPSRAPFRAGAMPLGLVVGAAFGQIIARDLAQVLAVSDVPAMRVTPWRCLVLEGVTAAPALPASLIVTPDHPALRVDACAGAPLCPQASVETRALALELAPMVDGSLHVSGCAKGCARARAADITLIGRDGRFDLIMQGRTDATGLSRSQILTRFERL; from the coding sequence ATGACTGAATTTGACGTGAAAGGGTGGTGCCCCGGCGCGTTGCGGCCCATGCAATCCGGCGACGGCTGGGTGGTTCGGGTGCGTCCGCGTCTGGCACGGTTGACACGCGCGCAGGCATTGGGATTGTGTGATGCGGCGCAAAGTTTTGGTGCAGGGCTGATCGATTTGACCAACCGCGCCAATCTGCAAATTCGTGGCGTCAGCGATGCGGCGCTTGCGCCCTTGCAACAGGCGCTGGCCGCGCTTGATTTGCTGGATTCGGATGCTGATCTGGAGTCGCGCCGCAATATCCTGATTGCACCCGATTGGGCAGATGGCGATGACAGTGCACGGCTTTGGGCCGAATTGGCTGGGCGGCTGGCGGAGTTGCCGGAACTGCCGCCCAAGATGGGCTTTGCCATGGATGCAGGCCCTGCGCCGGTGCTGTCGAATGACCCCGCCGATTTCCGTATTGAGTGCGGTCAGCACGGGCTGACCCTGCGCGCCGAAGGCCGCGCGCTGGGCATGGCGTTGCAGCACGGGCAGGAAATTGACAGCCTGATCCGGCTGTGCCGCTGGTTTGTGGACACGGGTGGCGCGCAATCGGGCCGTATGGCCCGCCATCATGCCCCGCTGCCCGACTGGGCCATATGGGACGCCGCGCCCGCGCCGCCCTCGCGCGCGCCATTCAGGGCCGGTGCAATGCCCTTGGGGCTGGTTGTCGGTGCGGCTTTCGGCCAGATCATTGCGCGGGATCTGGCGCAGGTTCTGGCCGTGTCGGATGTGCCCGCCATGCGTGTGACCCCGTGGCGTTGCCTTGTTCTGGAAGGTGTGACTGCCGCGCCTGCACTGCCTGCCAGCCTGATTGTGACACCAGACCACCCCGCCTTGCGCGTTGATGCCTGTGCAGGCGCGCCGCTATGCCCGCAGGCCAGTGTTGAAACCCGCGCGCTTGCGCTGGAACTGGCGCCCATGGTCGACGGCAGCCTGCATGTGTCGGGCTGTGCAAAGGGTTGCGCAAGGGCGCGTGCTGCGGATATCACCCTGATCGGTCGTGATGGTCGCTTCGATCTGATCATGCAGGGGCGGACAGACGCAACCGGACTTTCGCGATCCCAGATATTGACCCGTTTTGAAAGATTATAA
- a CDS encoding precorrin-8X methylmutase, protein MPYTYETDGAAIYLQSFATIRAEADLGRFTADEEPIAVRMIHAAGMVGLEEFVHFSPDFATAARAALDAGAPILCDAYMVSEGVTRPRLPAENEVICTLRDPRVPQMAREMGNTRSAAALELWRPHLAGALVAIGNAPTALFHLLNMLEDPDCPRPAAIIGCPVGFVGAMESKDALWAAQPVPSCIVRGRLGGSAITVAAINAIASRKE, encoded by the coding sequence ATGCCCTACACCTATGAGACTGATGGTGCCGCGATCTACCTGCAATCCTTTGCCACCATCCGGGCCGAGGCCGATCTGGGCCGTTTCACAGCGGATGAAGAACCCATCGCCGTGCGCATGATCCACGCCGCCGGTATGGTCGGGCTGGAGGAGTTTGTTCACTTCTCGCCCGATTTTGCCACTGCGGCCCGCGCAGCGCTGGACGCGGGCGCGCCCATCCTGTGCGATGCCTATATGGTGTCCGAAGGGGTGACCCGCCCGCGCCTGCCCGCAGAAAACGAGGTTATCTGCACCCTGCGCGACCCGCGCGTGCCGCAGATGGCGCGCGAGATGGGCAACACGCGGTCGGCCGCCGCACTGGAATTGTGGCGGCCCCATCTGGCAGGTGCATTGGTTGCCATTGGCAATGCGCCAACGGCCCTATTTCACCTGCTGAACATGCTGGAAGACCCGGATTGCCCGCGCCCCGCCGCGATTATCGGCTGCCCTGTGGGGTTTGTGGGCGCGATGGAATCCAAGGACGCGCTTTGGGCCGCGCAGCCGGTGCCAAGCTGCATCGTCAGAGGCCGTCTGGGTGGCAGCGCGATCACGGTTGCGGCGATCAACGCCATCGCGAGCCGCAAGGAATGA